In a genomic window of Oncorhynchus keta strain PuntledgeMale-10-30-2019 chromosome 26, Oket_V2, whole genome shotgun sequence:
- the adck2 gene encoding uncharacterized aarF domain-containing protein kinase 2 has protein sequence MAALSARSFLLNLRYTVHRVGSSVRVRLIPSTKTCLVKRGQILTQMPKVTLLCWGAVNATSCMARCQEASLAAQTTDRKSVAKVQVHKLVFFLRLSLRALVLLLKFGPLLLLYPLTVISSYWASRWLDALLWVTETSGPTFIKLGQWASTRRDIFSQDFCECFSRLHVRVHPHCWAHTKQCLRRAFGEGWRRLFVFEGREPVGSGCVAQVYRGWARVDSVEDTAFQALVEEMEREDMLEAWEILGLKGVLGTFRGLWKGKEDEEDEGHHETKERSYTDAPNGDGTEKEHLIPVAIKVLHPGIRRQVEIDMLLMRAGSWLINCLPGFKWLSLPEIVEEFEVLMTKQIDLRFEANNIEKFRENFKDVDFVKFPTPLRPFVTRSILVETFEESEPISNYLRPEVPLKVKQRIARMGVETLLKMVFVDNFVHADLHPGNILVQCSGGGGNNDPQERVTLTDLCDTVVVSMRPAPAPLQLVLLDAGIVAQLNDRDRRNFRAVFTAVVLRQGEQVAELILNHARTNECQDVPRFKKEMAELVDHALSNTLSLGKVQVTDLLSRVFGLLITHKVKLESNFASIVFAIMVLEGLGRSLDPNLDILELAKPLLLKNAASLL, from the exons ATGGCTGCATTGAGTGCCAGAAGCTTCCTCTTAAACCTAAGGTACACCGTCCATAGAGTTGGAAGTTCTGTAAGAGTCCGACTCATACCTAGCACTAAAACATGTCTTGTCAAAAGAGGCCAGATTTTAACCCAGATGCCAAAAGTCACCCTTCTGTGCTGGGGAGCAGTGAATGCCACATCCTGTATGGCAAGATGCCAAGAGGCCTCCTTGGCAGCCCAGACTACAGACAGGAAGTCTGTAGCCAAAGTCCAGGTGCACAAGCTGGTGTTCTTCTTGCGCCTCAGCCTGCGCGCCCTGGTGTTACTCCTGAAGTTCGGTCCGCTCCTGTTGCTCTATCCTCTGACTGTCATCTCCTCTTACTGGGCCTCTCGCTGGCTGGATGCCCTGCTGTGGGTCACTGAGACCTCTGGTCCTACCTTCATTAAGCTGGGCCAGTGGGCCAGCACACGCAGGGACATCTTCTCCCAGGATTTCTGCGAATGTTTTTCCAGGCTGCACGTGCGTGTGCATCCCCACTGCTGGGCCCACACCAAGCAGTGTCTGCGCCGAGCATTCGGGGAGGGCTGGAGGAGGCTGTTTGTGTTTGAGGGCAGGGAGCCTGTGGGGTCAGGATGCGTGGCTCAGGTGTACCGGGGATGGGCCAGGGTAGACAGCGTGGAGGACACAGCCTTCCAGGCCctggtggaggagatggagagagaggatatgCTGGAGGCCTGGGAGATCCTGGGACTAAAGGGTGTCCTGGGAACTTTTAGGGGGCTGTGGAAGGggaaagaggatgaggaggacgaGGGCCATCATGAAACCAAGGAGAGGAGCTACACAGACGCCCCTAATGGGGACGGTACAGAGAAAGAGCATCTGATTCCTGTAGCTATTAAG gTGCTTCATCCAGGGATCAGGAGACAGGTAGAGATTGACATGCTACTGATGAGGGCAGGCAGCTGGCTCATCAACTGTCTGCCTGGATTCAAATGGCTCAGCCTGCCTGAGATAGTGGAGGAGTTTGAAGTGCTCATGACCAAACAG ATTGACCTGCGGTTTGAAGCCAATAACATCGAAAAATTCCGGGAGAATTTCAAGGATGTTGATTTTGTCAAGTTCCCAACTCCTCTTCGACCATTTGTCACCAGGTCAATTTTAGTGGAAACCTTTGAG GAGAGTGAGCCCATCTCCAACTACCTGAGACCGGAGGTCCCTCTAAAGGTGAAACAGAGAATTGCCAGGATGGGAGTGGAGACACTTCTCAAGATG gtgtttgtgGATAACTTTGTGCATGCGGACCTGCACCCGGGTAACATCCTGGTCCAATGTAGCGGGGGTGGAGGGAACAACGACCCCCAGGAAAGGGTCACCTTGACGGACCTGTGCGACACAGTGGTGGTGAGCATGAGGCCGGCCCCGGCCCCTCTGCAGCTGGTGCTTCTGGATGCTGGAATCGTGGCACAGCTCAACGACAGAGACCGTAGGAACTTCAGAGCCGTGTTCACCGCCGTGGTGCTACGACAG GGGGAACAGGTGGCAGAGCTGATCCTGAACCATGCCAGGACCAATGAGTGCCAGGACGTGCCACGGTTCAAGAAGGAGATGGCAGAGCTGGTGGACCATGCCCTCAGCAACACTCTCTCACTGGGGAAGGTCCAAGTAACTGATTTGCTATCCAGAGTCTTTGGATTGCTCATCACCCACAAG GTGAAGTTGGAGAGTAACTTTGCGTCCATTGTGTTTGCCATCATGGTGCTGGAGGGGCTGGGGAGGTCTCTGGACCCGAACCTGGACATACTGGAGCTGGCCAAGCCTCTGCTGCTCAAGAACGCTGCCtccctcctctga